Genomic window (Hippoglossus stenolepis isolate QCI-W04-F060 chromosome 11, HSTE1.2, whole genome shotgun sequence):
CTGGGACTattaaaggattatcttattttatgttatcttatcttatcttaaacaACATAATATCTACTTTCTTATCCCATTATCCTTGTTTTTAGTATCTATgctttgtttctatatttattgTTGGGGCCATATCACATTTATATTACTATCTATGCATATAAttttgcagtgttttctttcacataGCCAGTTTATCACATTTTATTGCATTCAGAACTATCTATTGAGAAAATACCTCAGTGTAaattaaagtatatatatataattgcaGCACatcgtgttttttaaaaatataccGTTTATGTTGGCTGTTACAGAGAGAAGATGTCTATATGTCAGCAAtacaccactagatggcgcCATGGTATCCTTTAAATCCTGCAAAGTCACTTCAACTTCACATTTTAGTGCATTCGAGCTGAGTAATTAAACCAATGCTTTTGCAGTTTGCTTCATTCAAGagttaaaacacaacaatgtgaaTTTCACCCCCAAACATGCAGGGCAGTGAGTTCTAAGTAAGTTCTCTCCTCTTATTGCATCATGGCTTCACTGGAGCCTGAGCTAATGTGTTTAGATTGTGGCTCTGGGGTTGATGTACGATTCTGATCAATGCCAAGAATGTGACCCACGAAGccctttaaaataattatgtctGGAATAAAGCTGAGTTGCAACAATTTGCAACAAAGTCGGAGTGAGTTTAATTTATCCTCCTTCCCAGTTCTGGGAATGTATTATTAGACTTATTTAGGATGTTCAAACTTTTTACTgcttaataaaaatgtatctaaGGGGATTTTTTTCTGGTCCACAAACTTTAGAAATGTTATAGAATAACGTCGCACcaacacagaggcagcagccaGATTATGAGTCGACGGTCATCTCACATCTGCAGCCACTTGTGAATACAGCAGCAAAAATTAACTCCTGCTAAATGAAGAGATCAGACACTGTATTTTCTGTTCTGTCATCAAAATGAGGTggtagagctgctttcagagctGGTGGAAAAAATGTCGCTAATCACATTACAGAATTCAGGTTGGACTATCCCTCAGTCTGGACTCAATTTAGCCTGAGACATGAGAACAGTCCTGGATGTcctcaaaaaaacaacaaaaaacagcttTGCGTTTTAATATATGTAAACATCTGCTGGCATATGCTGTTATTTTAACTGTAGCTCCTACTGTTTTTAGTTTAAGTTCTTGTTATCTCCAAATGATAAACCAGATAATGCTTTGGTACTTGTATGTTGACTTTGTTGTTAGTAGCTAAGACAAAAGCAGAAATAGAGCCATTTAAACTGCTGtaagctgcttcttcttctcctccactggCCTGgatagaaaacatttctgtggtTCCATCTGTTGTTCTCTGGGCTCACGTCTCTCTTGCGCAGGTTTGACTGGGAGGCCCTTTTGTTTCTCACTGTTTAACTCTGGTGTAAAAACAGTGGAGTCGATCACTCCTCCGGCTCTCTCTCCCCAGGCAGTCGTGAAGCCTTTCGACAGACCTCCGTGACTCACGCCATTCATCACAGTGAGTGTAATCGTATATCCAGGACTTATACAGTGAGCAGTGGTACAGGAGACGGCGAGAGGGTCTTCCAGTTCAGTGACTAATGCTGACTCCACAGTGTTCTGAGGTCACACGTCTTCACAGGGGAGATTCATTAGATCGCGTGATGGCTCTCAAGGCTTGAGTCGGgaatacaaatgtgtttcatgCTAACCACAGGAACAATGAAAACCGTCTGAATATGTTGGTCACTAACAGATGGATTTAACAGACTTAAGTGTCTGTTAATAAGCAGCTGAAACTCAATGAGCGCACTTCTCGAGGCTCAAATGGCCCCTTTGTTTGTTATCTCTGGGCTGCGACTGCTTCTTAGATTAACTTGTTTCTGCGAATCAAAAAacctcattaaaataaatctaattttccCAATCTCAACACTCGCTGGTGTGCTTCACAGCTGAATAAATTATCATTCCACAGTTTGTTtgagagggagagtggaaaCTTAAAGCTGTCTGCTCACTGAGCTCTCCCAGACCCCAGCAAATGATCATCCATCTCAAACAAGTGTCTGTTGAGCTTCAAGTCAAAAGGCCACTTAGGAGCAGACTTAGCTATGGAGTTGTTTGACTGTCCCAGTTAGGGCAAGAATTAGTCACGGTGCTTATTTTCAAAGAAAACAGCCCCACGTCCTGTCTGTTGACTCGCTGGTTGACACTGACTTGAGGTTTTCTGCAGGATAATGAATCACTCTCATGGACATTTCCCCCAAACAGCACATGTCTTTTAGCAAATAACAACTCAGTGTGCACGGAGCCAGCTTTTTCCAAGAATCCTCCGTGCCCGGTGCCATTTTGGTGGTGGGATTCGTAGACAGCGACGCTTCACTCGGCGACAAAGAGAGCTTTCACCTCTGAAAGCTCTGGAGgaccacacagcagcagccctcGGCCATCTTCCCTCTATACAGGCCCCGTTTTTCGAGGGGGTACACAGGCCTGAGTGTGGTCCCCTCAGCAGTGGATGTCACCTCTGCTGTTCTAATGTATGACTGCGCAGCGGTCTGGTTTTTGTGGGCTAATCATGCATTCCCATGCGGCCATTAAGCTGCTAAAAATGTGAAGGGTTCAGTGTGTGCAGGGCAGAGTTATTGGAATACTGGAGTTATAGCTGAAGCTGAATCCCACACTGGCAATCTGAGGGGCGGTTTAGCACcatgtgtctgagagagagaggcaggttTGTGACAGGACGGTGGCCTGTTATAACTTGATTCCTGGACCCAACTGGTATAATGTGGGCTGAAGTTAAACCAACTCTCTCATCACTGTCATCAGAAGTTGTTGAAAggtcagaaagaaagaaaacgtaTTTTATTCCTGAAtttacagtagagctgaacagAACAGGACAGGATGGACACATTATCCAGAATCTATGAATCCACAAAAGAGTGTGGATTTAAATGCACAGTGTGTAGCATAGTGGTAAAGTGTCATATGGGAACTAGCTGAATACACCTCACCACACCCGCTATTTTCAAGCATGTAGAAGAAACAATGGtagaaatgcaaaaaaacatctttagaGCTATTGTGTGGTTTGTCTATTCTGGGCCACTGTACAAACCGTGCAAAAGGACCCGCTCCCCACTTGGATATAAACAGGTTGTTATAAGGTAACAAGAACATTATAGTTTCAGGTGATTACAAACtgtaattataatataattatgcattttatatttcatttctgcCGAGATCCCCTTAAATCCTACACACTCGCCCTTTAAAGAACAGATGTGCTCAGCTGGCTGGTTGACAAATAAATATCTTTTAAGAGAATGTGTGCCCTTGACCTTTTCATCTATACACCCAGATTAAATGGCTAGTGTGGGTTCATTTTCTACCCTCGTAGGTTCACCTACATTtgcaattttatttaatttactcaagaaaaataaaatccaatatCTTCCCTCAAGTACATTTTGATAAATGCTTTCCTGCCAAGAGTGAGGTGAGATCGATACTGATTTAATGTCTACACGCTAAATATGAAGACTGCATGGAAGGGGACACAGCTCTCTCTGTCAAAAATCCACCAAACATGACCTCTGAAGCTCACTATAGTCTGATTCTGTTTGAAACTGAAAGAGCCAGACTTGCTGGCTCTGTGTCCAGTCTTTATGTTAATGAAAACTAACCACCTGCAGCCTCAGCCTCTCCCCCACTCATCCTTTTAAGGGttgtgggggagctggagccaattaCAGCTGACATTGGTCAAGAGGCCGGGTCTACCCTGatcaggtcaccagtgtatcacaaGGCTTtacatacagagagagagaaccatcCTCACTCAACCCACAGGGTATCCAATTGTCCAATGTCTctgaactgtgggaggaagccggagaaaacccagagaaaacccctgcagacagggagagaacatgcacactccacacagaaagaccaggAACCTACTTGCTGTGAGGCGTCTTTCTGCTATGCCAATGCACCTTCATCTGCACCTTACAGAGGGTGTTGGATCAACCTGGCCGAGGGCAGTTGTGGCACAGGATGTAGAGCGGGTCGTTCCACTGAgcagaaggttggcggttcgatccctGCCTCCCTGCATGCACCCTTATGAGTTATATACGACAGGAAAAGGGCTACACATAGAtgtactgtgtgaatgggtgaatggaaaaACAGAACTGTAAAGTGCTGAGTGGTCATCACGCTACAGACCTGCTCCACCACTACAACCTTTGAATCTCTGAAAGCTCGACATTCAGGAAACAGAGGTTTTGAAGCAGTGACAGATTCAAGGtgtaaaaacattcacttcacttcagtgaataataaatacagtggAAAATTACGTAGTGGAAAAGAGTCACATTCAGGTTGTGAGCTAGATTTCAACTGACTACCAGTCATCATGTTTTTGCACATTCAAAATGACAACACTGCAAgtgcaatttaaaaataaattgggGGTTGGGTTGTAGATGCATTTATCCAAAACACTTCACAGTCGACACTGCACTTCAGAGGAAACCCACCAAGTTTGAAGTTGATCACGTGAGTAGTCGAGACAATCTaaggacagacagaaaagacGGAAATCTGGATTTATTAGTGGGACGACTCGTCCCCGCCCAGTCAACCACAGAAATGTGCAGACACTTGAAAAGAGATGTCTTTGCATCGCGTTCTTCCGTCTCCCCCGGTGACTGTTTCATAtcgaaagaaaacacacagaaacaggaattttgtttttaagagaTCTGTTATTTCTGAAAAACTCGAATGCTGCAGAATTTAAGAAGGGGAACTTGTACAGCACCTCCCTCTGTCAGGAAGAATTAGAGGTTCTGTTTGGAACAACAATATATCAGTCTGACTCACACCCACAAGATAAGACTGAAATGTGCACGTAATCTCAACAAAGCCTAAACACTAACAATGGCATGTATCAATTACAGCTCTGTGGTTGCGAGAGTCCCCTGAAGTTACACTAAATGTTGAGTCTTAGTTGTGTAATGTTGTTCTACCAAGGACTATGACTCATTggttttattgctgttttatttcaacattgTAATGTCATTTTATTGGATgatgcttttttcttttacatgtcCATAAACATGGTTCCATGTCCAGCTGAGTCCAGCAAAAGTGTGTAAAAGACCTGGGTGTGAGGGCCGTTGTGGTCAATGAGGAAAAACCAGCAGAATATGAGGGTCTATTTTCAGCTCAAAGGCTGTTTcgtcttttcatgtgtgtgtgaacgcaaCCCTGTTGTTCAGAGCAGACCCACCAGTTCAAACACCACCCCCcagctccccctctcctctggatGGAGAGGTTCCCCCCAAAGGACACCGGTTTCCTTCCATACACTGGCGATCGCAGAGCATAGGAGCCCGTGGACTTTGTCAATGAAAGATATTCTTTATGAAAACAGAATGTACATTTCTCTGTATTCAAAAGgaagagggggggtgggggagtaaCTTGGAAATTTGGACCAATTCCATCCCAgttcatctccctccctccgctccccttctctctctctccgtcctgtCTGGCTCTAGGCAATGTGTTTCTCGTTGTCTGTCCCAATGCCTATAACTCAGTACGCTTGGTCTGCATATTTTTCATGCTCCAAAACCACTCAAAACCAAATATAATTCCTTCTtgtttctctcgctctctttctttcagcgTTGCTTGTTTTTCCCAGAGTCATACTGAAATTGAATCAATGGCCCtaatgagaaaaacattaaGAGCAATTTTCGAGCACTCTCTGAGAATAATTGTCACATATACCGAGGAGGAAATTAGCTCTATTTTCTGCAGGAACATTCTCTGCTCCCTCAGGATACCTGTCCcctttttcactgttttgatAAGTTTATTGCACACATAAATTATAGTTTCAGGTCATGTGGACTTGGGCAAAGTACTTTAACATACATTATAAAGGATATATTACGTGTAaggagtaaaaataaaataaaacatggattTAAACCTCTTTCCGTTCTCCAACTTCTGAAGATGTTGGTCTTTTTAAATCTGGAATTGGATACAGAGtctaaataaatctaaataggTATTAACACAATGTATTTTCCAGGTCCCGGCAAGAACAGCAAAAGTTCATTGAGGGAGAGTTTCCCCCTGACGTTTATCTTGGCGAGGTAGGAAGAGATGCATGTAGATCCTGTGACGCTAAAGCTTATGAATGAAATCAACACCGATGAAGTTGTGTGAGGATGTGGCGCCTCCTCTCTTCGGGGCGACCCGGTAATGAGGAAAACACTGTGGTTTCTTAATCATAAGGCAGCTTGGATTATAAAACTTCAAAATGTAGACCTTTATTATCTATTTCCCCCAACTATCATATGTATTTGGTGGGAAAAGAAGTTGTATGgcttattataaataattatgtcCCATAAATTCCTCTATGTGTGCTTCTATTTTATGTTATACAGAGAGGACAATGTTCAAGCAGAGTCTGTTTCTATGACAGGGGGCTTTTCAAGTCACTACCGATGGTCAAACTCCAATGATGcagttctttttttatcttggATCAACCAGTTACCGATGACACGCAGTCAGAAGTGTGCCTTGGCCTCCACAGCTGCCCGTGGACCGGCCCGGCTTACACAGTCTCCTCAGTCTATGGGCCTGATCATCAAGCGGACAGTTTTCATGGAGTAGAAGCCTCCCCCATAGTCGGCCCAGAAGATCCCGTCCTGGAACTTGCTGCGGTAGACGCCTCCATTGTACCAAACCCCGTTAAGGTTGGCTTGGCCGCAGGCGTTGTACCACCAGCCTCCTTTATGGAAATGGGCACAGTTACCTGTGgtgggaggaaaaggaagagggaTGATTCGATCGGTGAGGAAGAGTGTTTTTCACAGAGGGAGGGATTCAAAAAACACATTCGATGTCGTCTGCCgaatataataatgaaaactTTTTATGCAATTCAATGCTTTTACTAAATGGTGAGTCACTGCCTCTGCCACTTCAAACTACCTGACCCACCACTGCATCCACGTTtttgatatcatttttttttagatcaccAGGCAAATTTTGCAACCATTCAgagtggtgggatgtaacacaGTAGAAATACGCATTTCTTACGTctttcttatttattcatttttgggtacttttcacatttactccactacatatatcaacaaatatctgtactttctactccactacatttttacaacgcactgtgttacatgttcacattggtttttatatttttaaaggtAATCAATAATGGGAGGGGAATTGGTTTcatgatccaatcagagcgggcaggtAATATTAGACAGAAGAGGCCGAGACTCAGCCACAACAATGTAGACTGTTTCATTAGGAAATAGGCTACactcagcaagtacttttactttcaatacttatattcatatatagtatatttaaaagacagtacttttactcaagcagaaaagttgtggttgttgtactTATACTTTTACCTAAGTGAATTCTtgtatgtgcatttgtttttgcttaAGTAAAATTCACCACTGCTACCTGTGACCCGCCAGATATATAAAAccatatttatttgattttgaccagtaaagaaaaaactacttCCTTGATTGTCACTACTCCTATGTAGGATGTGAACAAAATCATTCAATCTCATTTCACAGATATAAAACCATATAATTCAAAGGTCACAATACCAAAAGACAGAATCAAACACACCTCACATATGCTACAATAGCACTAAGGGACCTGGTGTTCATCTACCTGCGAAAGCATCCTTGTCTCGATCCAGCGTAGTGAACTGTTTGCCGTTGTGGCTGCTGAGCGAGTCCCCGGCGTTGCCCTGGTAGGTGCCCAGGCGCAGGCGGTAGTCCTCGCTCTGCGGCTCCAGGTGGAAGCTGCTGTACTGAGCGTATACCTTTTTGCCCATCCagtcctccagctccaccagcagcttgTAGTCCCCCTGCCTCCCTAGTTTGTAGATGCCTTCCAGACCGAGCCAGTACTCCCCGTCTATGTTGCCAAAGCCGCTCTGAGTCAAAGGAAGATTAAAAGGAAGGTTACAGagaaattacagaaaataatGCACCTTGTTTGTTATGAGGCAGCCCCGGGGGTGTTTAGAAACAGGAGAATTGTTTAGGAACTTTGGAAGACGCCGTGGAATTGTTAACAGAACAAATGggaattttctttttgataACATTTCGCTCTGGGATCTGTAGTTAAGAAAAACttcaaaagattaaaaaaaactgactaAGCAAAACAATGCAACCCTGTCTTTGACATTCCTAAGAAGGATGTGTTGTAAAAGTTTGTGCTGGAAAATAAGCATCAATCTTCAAAACGCTGGTTCATCACTCAAACTCCACTGATCTCTCAGATAAAAAATTGGAACGGGTGCTTGTGTTGAATAACCTCGAGCCATCTACATCTGGCCATGTGCCTTCAGAACACTTCACTTGGTAGAGGAGACTGAGGTTTGTGATTGTGGATTAGTCGAGTGAGCCAGGAGATGATGAATGATGTAGGGTTTCAGTCTGGGGCCTCCTCTccgatgcagtgtgtgtgtgtgtgtgtgtgtgtgtacatgtggtGGCTTTGTGGGAGAGCGTAGAGGCAAATCACTGTTGAAGAGACCATTTAGCTTCCAGTTACACATGCACAAGCCTGGCCGGGCTGAATGGAACACTGGATTTCTGCGGCTGCCAGCAGCGATATCCTCCATCTCATTCTCACAGAGTTTTGATGAGACGGCTCCATACGGTGTGGCGCAGTAAGCCAAGCAGCCATCCATCCAGGAAGGCACCATAGTAGCAGCGGTTTTGGAAAGAAACGCCTGAAGATTGAGCTGTGGAACATACCTTCCTCAGCGGGCCGTCTAATGTTTCATAATGGGGATCTCAAACCAAACGAGCAGACTAACAGTGGTGCTGACGTTATATTTTGCAGTAAGTGAAAACACAAGGATGCTGGCCTCGGATATAGCCCCAAACACTCCAGATCATTGGCACAACTGTTGTCTCTGAATGAGCCAAGTATTCCGAATATTGGcccgagagaggagagagaaaaaggagacaGATCATGTCAGGAGACGTGACATTATAATCACCTTGTAGCTCTCCCAGTTCCTGAAGAAGTTAACAGATCCGTCCCTCCTGGTCTGGATCACGGTCCAGCCCCCGTTGTCTATGTCCTGTTCGCACCAGACCTGCAGCGGCCGCTCTGCTTCGTCTGGTCTGATCAGGTACATGCCGCTGGTGCTGTGGCCGGCTTCCTGCGCATCCAGACAGTCTCTGAATGGGCCTGAAAGCAAGACACAACAATAACACTTATTTTACAgcaaaattagtttttaaaagtgGGTAAACCTGCTTAAAAGGCAATTAACTCCTTCTCCGATAAAACCCCATGTCTACTGCATTGAATTCAGGAGTGAAAGTcaattgtatccattcccattgtaGACAAATATCAGATGGGTGCGTGTTGTTGACTATGTCACATGTTGAAGCCGTAGCAATAGAAGAAGaaccacttcctcctccatcaaCTCCATTATAAAGTATATTTGTcgatttatttaatataattatcTTTAGCTGTTGATCACAGTTATTTTTGTTCTCAGGATATGATGTAGCTGACTTGAAGTAATGATCAAGAAACAGGTGACCCAACCCCTGTTAAAGAAATGAACCAAAATGcgcacaacaaacaacaaaagggacctttgtcaaattaaatactGAAGAACTGTTGCAGCAGTTCTTCAAACTGTCCGGCGGACATTATGAAAAACATCCTAAAGTGACTGTGTGAGAGTTTAAGCTCCTGAACCAAGCAATGACACTCACCAAGTTCTTCTCTCTTCATCAATATTGGGTATTCCCAGGtattgcatcttttttttcttattgtaaaGTAAAAGCAGCAGTAAAAGTAGTGCCAGATTATCATCGCTAatgtttccatctttttttttctcaggctCGATATTTTTATCCTAATAATTTATTTGCTGAACTGGGCTCGTTAAAATGAGTTGTCAGGTGCAATCTACGCTATTTCCTTCCATTTATCCGTTTCACCACTGATGCGCAAAGGTTACTTCTGTTTTGATGTTCTTAAAATGGTAAAACATGTGTCAGACAGACTCTGATCTCAACTCAAGCTTGAACACAAATTTTGTGGCTATATTTTGGCCTTGTGGGCcagttttgaaatatttttgtaccaaaagactgaaacaaacacatcagtgcCATTAGTTACATGATGcagaaaacactgtgtgtgacagaggttTAAATACGAAGGAAAGACCAGTAAACTGGAACAAAACCGCACAGACAATctaatagaaaacacatttatctggGTTCACAAAGATACCCTTGTTTACTATATCCTCCCGGAACAGCAGAGGAAAATGGGGctaattaaattttttataaGAAACTTACAACTTGCCATCATTCTAGATTGAAAAGCGGTCACCCCTGTTTTTGAGTGTGGCCCTTTTCAAGGTAATTCTCATCAGAAGAATTTTAATTATAAGCACATGTAGCACTGACTTTACTTAAAAGGGGGAAATAACCCTCTACCAGAGACCCTgctattaatataataatgttaaGGAGTTCATTCACGACATGAAACTTAACAGGAGCTTATATCAGTCAGCCTGGGTTTTGTCTACATCTCACATGCAATGGAACAGTCTCATATGGATAATTTTCATAAACAGCTGCACTGAATTCCTACACACTTTATTATTCTTGGGCAAGGCCAATCTAAATGTGTCAGGAATTTCTGTTGATGAGGACAAAATCGCACCCGTTGGGTCtttctttgctttgcttttagTCCCCTGCCTAAATTCAGACGTTACAAcgttttttatttccactctgGTTTGTGTTCTTTCTGTTGAGCGGGGAGCAGAGTTCCAGCTGAATTAGCAAATCTTTAACCTTTCAGAATGAGGCCACTGGCCCACCTGCGGCTGTACTCAAACTCAgagattattattttgttatggTTGGCCTGCGAAGTCAGAGCTGGTCCAAATTTTACGCTGACTGTTTTGGATTTTCGTGAGTGGATCAAggtttaaatgaatgaaaaataagaaagcagtagatggatggacagatggatggatggatccaTTCTCCCACTTACCTTCTGCACTGAAGTTCCTCTCGGGAGGATTCTGGACTTCCAGGGTACCAGTTGTGGGTGATGGCCCAGAGCGGGAGCCCCTTTCCCGCACAAACCCTTGAGTGTTGTCTCTCTGGATCTCATTGGTGAAACGTGGCACATTGACAGGAATGTTTTCAGGCACCACCTGCACTAGTGGAGGTCCCATGGGTGGGTGCTCATGCCTGCGGCTGTACACTTGCATACACTGCTCCTCCAGCGCTCCAATCAGTACTGACTGGTTGTTCACCACTGCCGACAGGGCTGAGTATTTGGTCTCCAGTTCCCTGTACCTGGAGGCCAGACGTAATGACTCAGAGGTGGCATTGAGGATGCGTGTCTCCAGCTGCGCAAGCTCCAGTGAGTTGTCCCTCTTCCTGATGATCTCATGCAGCAGCTGCATGTAGAGTTGGGTCACCCTCGAGTTCATGTTCCTGCTCTCTTTCCTCAATAGCTTCATCTCATTCACCAAGTTGCCGTCCACATCGACCACCAGCTTCAAAGTCTCCATCTCCCGACGTTGCTTGGACAGGAGGTCGCGTACTGAAGCCACGTCCAAGCGCGTCACTCTGTCCTTGTCAGTGGAATAACCCCGAGCAGCACAGATGGGGCCTGTGATCTTCTGCTCGGGGACCAGGAAGGTGTAAGCGCATTTCTTGGCTTCTCCGTTGGCCTCTGGTGCCCTCCGTACCCGAGAGAGAATGGGGTTCTTGGTGAGGGCATGGCTGTTGCTCCAGAGGGCCAAACCAAGCAGC
Coding sequences:
- the angptl1b gene encoding angiopoietin-related protein 1b, which gives rise to MGPGTWSLFVLLGLALWSNSHALTKNPILSRVRRAPEANGEAKKCAYTFLVPEQKITGPICAARGYSTDKDRVTRLDVASVRDLLSKQRREMETLKLVVDVDGNLVNEMKLLRKESRNMNSRVTQLYMQLLHEIIRKRDNSLELAQLETRILNATSESLRLASRYRELETKYSALSAVVNNQSVLIGALEEQCMQVYSRRHEHPPMGPPLVQVVPENIPVNVPRFTNEIQRDNTQGFVRERGSRSGPSPTTGTLEVQNPPERNFSAEGPFRDCLDAQEAGHSTSGMYLIRPDEAERPLQVWCEQDIDNGGWTVIQTRRDGSVNFFRNWESYKSGFGNIDGEYWLGLEGIYKLGRQGDYKLLVELEDWMGKKVYAQYSSFHLEPQSEDYRLRLGTYQGNAGDSLSSHNGKQFTTLDRDKDAFAGNCAHFHKGGWWYNACGQANLNGVWYNGGVYRSKFQDGIFWADYGGGFYSMKTVRLMIRPID